In one Streptomyces venezuelae genomic region, the following are encoded:
- a CDS encoding DUF4394 domain-containing protein: protein MATSTALMLSAPGSGSAAPAAAPGLRAFGITGDGTQMATFTTDRPNVLDWVRDIVGLSGDTALIGIDFRVQNGLMYGVGDKGGIYTIKTPPATPDVVITKVSQLQYALHGTNFGVDFNPAADRLRVVSDTGQNLRHNLNDHTTVQDLNLTTPPAEGTTKGVSAAAYTNNDLSGATGTTLFDVNTVSDQIVIQSPANNGTLAPTGSLGIDAQANAGLDIFSSPSGGKTVSNTAYATLTASGATRPSLYSVNLFTGDATLVSDAPGSRFPLNITDLAISLTGS, encoded by the coding sequence ATGGCCACGTCGACAGCGCTCATGCTGAGTGCGCCCGGCAGCGGCTCGGCCGCTCCCGCCGCCGCTCCCGGCCTCCGTGCGTTCGGGATCACGGGTGACGGCACCCAGATGGCCACGTTCACCACCGACCGGCCGAACGTGCTCGACTGGGTCAGGGACATCGTCGGCCTCAGTGGCGACACGGCTCTGATCGGCATCGACTTCCGGGTGCAGAACGGCCTGATGTACGGCGTCGGCGACAAGGGCGGCATCTACACGATCAAGACCCCGCCGGCCACCCCGGACGTCGTGATCACCAAGGTGTCCCAGCTCCAGTACGCGCTGCACGGCACGAACTTCGGCGTCGACTTCAACCCGGCCGCCGACCGGCTGCGCGTCGTCAGCGACACCGGCCAGAACCTGCGGCACAACCTCAACGACCACACGACGGTCCAGGACCTGAACCTCACCACCCCGCCCGCCGAGGGCACGACCAAGGGCGTCTCCGCCGCCGCCTACACGAACAACGATCTGAGCGGGGCCACCGGGACCACGTTGTTCGACGTCAACACGGTCAGCGACCAGATCGTCATCCAGTCGCCTGCCAACAACGGCACACTGGCACCGACCGGCAGCCTCGGCATCGACGCGCAGGCCAACGCGGGCCTGGACATCTTCAGCAGTCCGTCGGGCGGCAAGACGGTCAGCAACACCGCCTACGCCACTCTCACCGCCTCCGGCGCCACCAGGCCCTCCCTCTACAGCGTCAATCTCTTCACGGGCGACGCCACGCTCGTGTCCGACGCCCCCGGATCCAGGTTCCCCCTGAACATCACGGATCTGGCCATCTCCCTCACCGGCAGCTGA
- the ppdK gene encoding pyruvate, phosphate dikinase codes for MSENKDPHVAHTSESVKFVYDFTEGNKDLKDLLGGKGANLAEMTNLGLPVPPGFTITTEACKTYLDSGEEPVELRDEVSAHLDALEQKMGKKLGQSDDPLLVSVRSGAKFSMPGMMDTVLNIGLSDKSVSGLAKQSGDDRFAWDSYRRLIQMFGKTVLGVDGELFEDALEKAKDAKKVTVDTDLEAADLKKLVTKFKKIVKTEAGRDFPQDPREQMDLAIRSVFESWNTDRAKLYRRQERIPGDLGTAVNVCSMVFGNLGPDSGTGVAFTRDPASGHQGVYGDYLQNAQGEDVVAGIRNTVPLADLEQIDKKSYDQLMQIMETLETHYKDLCDIEFTIERGQLWMLQTRVGKRTAGAAFRIATQLVDQGLIDEAEALQRVNGAQLAQLMFPRFDEGASVEQLGRGIAASPGAAVGKAVFDSYTAIKWSRSGEKVILIRRETNPDDLDGMIAAEGILTSRGGKTSHAAVVARGMGKTCVCGAEDLEVDTKRRRMTVGETVVEEGDVVSIDGSTGKVYLGEVPVVPSPVVEYFEGRMHAGADDADELVAAVHRIMAYADRVRRLRVRANADNAEDALRARRFGAQGIGLCRTEHMFLGERREMVERLILADADGEREDALKELLPLQKQDFVELFEAMDGLPVTVRLLDPPLHEFLPDITELSVRVALAESRKDANENDLRLLQAVHRLHEQNPMLGLRGVRLGLVIPGLFTMQVRAIAEAAAERKTAKGDPRAEIMIPLVGTVQELEIVREEAEQVIAEVVETTGVDLKLALGTMIELPRAALTADQIAEAAEFFSFGTNDLTQTVWGFSRDDVEASFFTAYLEKGIFGVSPFETIDKDGVGKLVRDAVKAGRETRPDLKLGVCGEHGGDPESVHFFHEVGLDYVSCSPFRIPVARLEAGRAASHSTGSDHR; via the coding sequence GTGTCGGAAAACAAAGATCCCCACGTAGCTCACACGAGCGAGAGCGTGAAGTTCGTCTACGACTTCACCGAGGGCAACAAGGACCTCAAGGACCTTCTCGGCGGGAAGGGCGCGAACCTCGCCGAGATGACCAACCTCGGGCTGCCCGTCCCTCCGGGCTTCACGATCACCACCGAGGCCTGCAAGACGTACCTCGACAGCGGCGAGGAGCCCGTCGAGCTGCGGGACGAGGTGAGTGCGCACCTCGACGCCCTCGAGCAGAAGATGGGCAAGAAGCTCGGCCAGTCCGACGACCCGCTGCTCGTCTCGGTCCGCTCCGGCGCCAAGTTCTCGATGCCCGGCATGATGGACACGGTCCTGAACATCGGGCTCTCCGACAAGTCGGTCTCCGGGCTCGCCAAGCAGTCCGGCGACGACCGCTTCGCGTGGGACTCCTACCGCCGGCTCATCCAGATGTTCGGCAAGACCGTCCTCGGCGTCGACGGCGAACTCTTCGAGGACGCCCTGGAGAAGGCCAAGGACGCCAAGAAGGTCACGGTCGACACCGACCTCGAGGCCGCCGACCTGAAGAAGCTGGTCACGAAGTTCAAGAAGATCGTCAAGACGGAGGCCGGGCGGGACTTCCCGCAGGACCCGCGCGAGCAGATGGACCTCGCGATCCGTTCGGTCTTCGAATCGTGGAACACCGACCGCGCCAAGCTCTACCGCCGCCAGGAGCGCATCCCCGGCGACCTCGGCACGGCCGTCAACGTCTGCTCCATGGTCTTCGGCAACCTCGGCCCCGACTCTGGCACGGGCGTCGCGTTCACCCGCGACCCGGCCTCGGGCCACCAGGGCGTGTACGGCGACTACCTGCAGAACGCGCAGGGCGAGGACGTCGTCGCGGGCATCCGCAACACGGTCCCGCTCGCCGATCTGGAGCAGATCGACAAGAAGTCGTACGACCAGCTCATGCAGATCATGGAGACCCTCGAGACGCACTACAAGGACCTGTGCGACATCGAGTTCACCATCGAGCGCGGCCAGCTGTGGATGCTGCAGACCCGCGTCGGCAAGCGCACCGCCGGTGCCGCGTTCCGCATCGCCACGCAGCTCGTGGACCAGGGCCTGATCGACGAGGCCGAGGCGCTGCAGCGCGTCAACGGCGCCCAGCTCGCGCAGCTCATGTTCCCCCGTTTCGACGAGGGCGCGTCGGTCGAGCAGCTGGGCCGCGGCATCGCCGCGTCACCCGGTGCCGCGGTCGGCAAGGCGGTCTTCGACTCGTACACCGCCATCAAGTGGTCGCGTTCGGGCGAGAAGGTCATCCTGATCCGCCGGGAGACCAACCCCGACGACCTCGACGGCATGATCGCGGCCGAGGGCATCCTGACCTCGCGCGGCGGCAAGACCTCGCACGCCGCCGTCGTGGCGCGCGGCATGGGCAAGACCTGTGTGTGCGGCGCCGAGGACCTGGAGGTCGACACGAAGCGCCGCCGGATGACGGTGGGCGAGACCGTCGTCGAGGAGGGCGACGTCGTCTCCATCGACGGCTCGACGGGCAAGGTCTACCTGGGCGAGGTACCCGTGGTCCCCTCCCCCGTCGTGGAGTACTTCGAGGGCCGCATGCACGCGGGCGCCGACGACGCGGACGAGCTGGTCGCGGCGGTGCACCGGATCATGGCGTACGCGGACCGGGTACGCCGTCTGCGCGTCCGCGCCAACGCGGACAACGCCGAGGACGCGCTCCGCGCCCGCCGCTTCGGCGCCCAGGGCATCGGCCTGTGCCGCACCGAGCACATGTTCCTCGGTGAGCGCCGCGAGATGGTCGAGCGGCTGATCCTCGCGGACGCGGACGGCGAGCGCGAGGACGCCCTCAAGGAGCTCCTCCCCCTGCAGAAGCAGGACTTCGTGGAGCTCTTCGAGGCGATGGACGGCCTGCCGGTCACGGTCCGCCTCCTCGACCCGCCGCTGCACGAGTTCCTCCCCGACATCACGGAGCTCTCGGTCCGCGTCGCCCTCGCCGAGTCGCGCAAGGACGCCAACGAGAACGACCTGCGCCTCCTTCAGGCCGTCCACCGCCTGCACGAGCAGAACCCGATGCTGGGCCTGCGCGGCGTGCGCCTCGGCCTGGTCATCCCCGGCCTGTTCACCATGCAGGTCCGTGCGATCGCCGAGGCCGCGGCCGAGCGCAAGACCGCCAAGGGCGACCCGCGCGCGGAGATCATGATTCCACTCGTCGGCACGGTCCAGGAGCTGGAGATCGTCCGCGAGGAGGCCGAGCAGGTCATCGCGGAGGTCGTCGAGACGACCGGCGTCGACCTGAAGCTGGCGCTCGGCACGATGATCGAGCTCCCGCGCGCGGCCCTCACGGCCGACCAGATCGCGGAGGCCGCGGAGTTCTTCTCCTTCGGCACGAACGACCTCACGCAGACGGTCTGGGGCTTCTCCCGCGACGACGTCGAGGCCTCGTTCTTCACCGCCTACCTGGAGAAGGGCATCTTCGGGGTCTCCCCCTTCGAGACGATCGACAAGGACGGCGTCGGCAAGCTGGTCCGCGACGCGGTCAAGGCCGGCCGCGAGACCCGCCCCGACCTCAAGCTCGGCGTCTGCGGCGAGCACGGCGGCGACCCGGAGTCCGTCCACTTCTTCCACGAGGTCGGCCTGGACTACGTCTCCTGCTCCCCGTTCCGCATCCCGGTGGCCCGCCTGGAGGCCGGCCGCGCCGCGTCCCACTCCACGGGCAGCGACCACCGGTAA
- a CDS encoding carbohydrate ABC transporter permease — MTAPVKGRVPAPRDRSTDDALVRAGRALRVVLLIALALLFLIPFYLLVRNGLASEDDITSPDWTFFPSTLHWSNISELFDDPTVPMARALLNSSLIAVTTTIGTLVLASLAGYGLARIPYRYADHVFYAILGTMMVPAAVTFVPSFVLVSSLGWVSTLRGLIVPTLFSAFACFIFRQYFLGFPRELEDAARVDGLGYWRTYWRVVVPNSRPVFAAVGTIVFIGAWNSFLWPLVIGQDREAWTVQVALATFTTSQVIRLHVLFVAAAVSIVPLLVVFLFFQRWIVAGVERSGIDD, encoded by the coding sequence ATGACCGCACCCGTGAAAGGTCGCGTGCCGGCACCCCGCGACAGGTCCACGGACGACGCTCTGGTCCGAGCGGGCCGCGCCCTGCGCGTCGTCCTCCTCATCGCCCTGGCGCTCCTCTTCCTGATCCCCTTCTACCTCCTGGTGCGCAACGGCCTGGCATCCGAGGACGACATCACGTCCCCCGACTGGACGTTCTTCCCCTCCACGCTGCACTGGTCGAACATCTCCGAGCTCTTCGACGACCCGACGGTCCCGATGGCGAGGGCCCTGCTCAACTCGTCCCTGATCGCGGTGACGACGACGATCGGCACGCTGGTCCTCGCCTCCCTCGCGGGCTACGGCCTCGCCCGCATCCCCTACCGCTACGCCGACCACGTCTTCTACGCCATCCTCGGCACGATGATGGTCCCGGCGGCCGTCACCTTCGTCCCGAGCTTCGTCCTGGTCTCGTCCCTCGGCTGGGTCTCGACCCTGCGCGGCCTGATCGTCCCCACCCTCTTCTCGGCGTTCGCGTGCTTCATCTTCCGCCAGTACTTCCTGGGCTTCCCGCGCGAGCTGGAGGACGCGGCGCGGGTCGACGGCCTGGGCTACTGGCGTACGTACTGGCGCGTGGTCGTCCCGAACTCCCGCCCCGTCTTCGCCGCGGTCGGCACGATCGTGTTCATCGGCGCGTGGAACTCCTTCCTGTGGCCCCTGGTCATCGGCCAGGACCGCGAGGCCTGGACGGTCCAGGTCGCCCTGGCCACGTTCACGACGTCCCAGGTCATCCGCCTGCACGTGCTGTTCGTGGCGGCAGCGGTGTCGATCGTGCCGCTGCTCGTGGTCTTCCTGTTCTTCCAGCGGTGGATCGTGGCGGGAGTGGAGAGGTCGGGGATCGACGACTGA
- a CDS encoding carbohydrate ABC transporter permease — protein MSRFLGTQNRTLWFWVFVGPFALGLILFTYVPLAWSVYLSFFDAHNTVSPDDFVGFDNYTSMLRNDAFTDSLVTFAVFSAFIVPTTFVLSLALALMVNRLRRAQAFFRSVFFLPAACSYVVAAMIWKLSIFNGVRFGLANTVLGWFGADQTAWLSTTDPPWYWLVIVTVRLWLQAGFYMILFLAGLQRISPTLYEAAAVDGARPGWQVLRHITLPQLRATSVAVTLLLVINAFQAFDEFYNLLSTSSGYPPHARPPLVYLYYTALGREQNLGLGSAGAVLLALIIAVVTIGQARWFGLGRKED, from the coding sequence GTGAGCCGTTTCCTGGGCACCCAGAACCGCACCCTCTGGTTCTGGGTCTTCGTCGGCCCGTTCGCGCTCGGCCTGATCCTCTTCACGTACGTGCCGCTCGCCTGGAGCGTGTACCTCAGCTTCTTCGACGCCCACAACACCGTCTCGCCCGACGACTTCGTCGGCTTCGACAACTACACGTCGATGCTGCGGAACGACGCCTTCACCGACAGCCTCGTCACCTTCGCGGTCTTCTCGGCGTTCATCGTCCCGACGACCTTCGTCCTGTCGCTCGCGCTCGCCCTGATGGTGAACCGCCTGCGCCGCGCCCAGGCGTTCTTCCGCTCGGTCTTCTTCCTGCCGGCCGCGTGCAGTTACGTCGTGGCGGCGATGATCTGGAAGCTGTCGATCTTCAACGGGGTGCGGTTCGGCCTCGCCAACACCGTCCTCGGCTGGTTCGGCGCGGACCAGACGGCATGGCTCTCGACCACGGACCCGCCCTGGTACTGGCTGGTCATCGTCACCGTACGGCTCTGGCTACAGGCGGGCTTCTACATGATCCTGTTCCTCGCGGGCCTGCAGCGCATCTCGCCCACCCTCTACGAGGCGGCGGCGGTGGACGGCGCGCGCCCCGGCTGGCAGGTCCTGCGCCACATCACGCTGCCCCAGCTGCGCGCGACCTCGGTCGCCGTCACGCTGCTGCTCGTCATCAACGCCTTCCAGGCCTTCGACGAGTTCTACAACCTGCTCTCGACCTCCAGCGGCTACCCGCCCCACGCCCGCCCGCCGCTCGTCTACCTCTACTACACGGCGCTCGGCCGCGAGCAGAACCTCGGCCTCGGCAGCGCGGGCGCCGTGCTCCTCGCGCTGATCATCGCGGTGGTGACCATCGGCCAGGCGCGCTGGTTCGGCCTGGGCAGGAAGGAGGACTGA
- a CDS encoding ABC transporter substrate-binding protein, with translation MAISRRTLLGTGATGAALGLLTACGSNTGRDGGGSGGKGPRLAQWYHQYGEPGTEQAVKRYAAAYKKADVSVQWRPGNYDEQTAAALLTDSGPDVFEVNGPSLDQIREGQVVDLTALFDGVKDDFNPAVLAPKTYDGKIWAIPQVVDMHLLYYRKSLLDDAGVRPPKSLDELVDAAKALTTKDVKGLFLGNDGGAGALGVTPLYAAGLSSVTEDGEVGFDDPAAARALGKLRQLYADKSLLLGAPADWSDPSAFVQELTAMQWCGLWALPAVKKELGDDFGVLALPADGPGGKPSLPVGSYGAAVSARSDHKEEAKDFLRWLWIDQAEYQEDFALSYGFHIPARLSLAKKAGKLKEGAAADAVRYSTEYGYSEPLLWTPASRTAYQDALSRIIKSGANPESELKSVVRKVRAELDRVKKKS, from the coding sequence ATGGCCATCAGCCGCAGGACACTTCTCGGGACGGGTGCGACGGGCGCCGCCCTCGGACTGCTCACCGCGTGCGGGTCCAACACGGGCCGCGACGGCGGCGGCTCGGGAGGCAAGGGCCCGCGGCTCGCGCAGTGGTACCACCAGTACGGCGAACCGGGCACCGAGCAGGCCGTGAAGCGGTACGCGGCCGCGTACAAGAAGGCGGACGTCAGCGTCCAGTGGCGCCCCGGCAACTACGACGAGCAGACCGCCGCCGCTCTCCTCACCGACTCGGGCCCCGACGTCTTCGAGGTCAACGGCCCGTCCCTGGACCAGATCCGGGAGGGCCAGGTCGTCGACCTCACCGCCCTGTTCGACGGCGTGAAGGACGACTTCAACCCGGCGGTCCTCGCCCCCAAGACGTACGACGGGAAGATCTGGGCGATCCCGCAGGTCGTCGACATGCACCTGCTCTACTACCGCAAGAGCCTGCTCGACGACGCGGGCGTGCGGCCGCCGAAGAGCCTGGACGAGCTGGTCGACGCGGCGAAGGCGCTCACCACGAAGGACGTGAAGGGCCTCTTCCTCGGCAACGACGGCGGAGCGGGCGCCCTCGGCGTCACGCCCCTGTACGCGGCGGGCCTCTCCTCCGTCACCGAGGACGGCGAGGTCGGCTTCGACGACCCGGCGGCCGCTCGCGCCCTCGGCAAGCTGCGCCAGCTGTACGCCGACAAGTCGCTGCTGCTCGGCGCGCCCGCCGACTGGTCGGACCCGTCGGCGTTCGTGCAGGAGCTGACCGCCATGCAGTGGTGCGGTCTGTGGGCGCTGCCCGCCGTGAAGAAGGAGCTGGGCGACGACTTCGGTGTGCTTGCGCTGCCCGCCGACGGCCCCGGCGGGAAGCCGTCGCTGCCGGTGGGCTCGTACGGCGCGGCGGTGAGCGCCCGCAGCGACCACAAGGAGGAGGCCAAGGACTTCCTCAGGTGGCTCTGGATCGACCAGGCCGAATATCAGGAGGACTTCGCGCTCTCGTACGGCTTCCACATCCCGGCCAGACTCTCCCTCGCGAAGAAGGCCGGCAAGCTGAAGGAGGGCGCGGCGGCGGACGCGGTGCGCTACTCCACCGAGTACGGCTACTCGGAACCGCTGCTGTGGACCCCGGCGAGCCGCACCGCGTACCAGGACGCGCTGAGCCGGATCATCAAGTCCGGGGCGAATCCGGAGAGCGAGCTCAAGTCCGTCGTACGCAAGGTGCGGGCGGAGCTCGACCGGGTCAAGAAGAAGTCGTGA
- a CDS encoding group III truncated hemoglobin — MDPTTRADITTRADLDVLLRRFYTAAFADPLIGPFFTEIAGTDLDVHMPRITDFWERALFRTAEYRRNAFAPHAALHAARPLTAEHFGRWVQLWHATIDGLHRGPNADRAKAQGERIAVAMLRRLGGKDTSTDGDGPGFIPLVALELRRAA; from the coding sequence GTGGACCCCACGACCCGCGCCGACATCACGACCCGCGCCGACCTCGACGTGCTCCTCCGCCGCTTCTACACCGCGGCCTTCGCCGACCCGCTGATCGGCCCCTTCTTCACGGAGATCGCCGGCACCGACCTCGACGTGCACATGCCGCGCATCACCGACTTCTGGGAGCGCGCGCTCTTCCGCACCGCCGAGTACCGCCGCAACGCCTTCGCGCCGCACGCCGCGCTGCATGCCGCCCGCCCCCTCACCGCCGAGCACTTCGGCCGCTGGGTGCAGCTGTGGCACGCCACGATCGACGGACTGCACCGGGGTCCGAACGCGGACCGCGCGAAGGCGCAGGGCGAGCGGATCGCGGTCGCCATGCTGCGCCGCCTGGGCGGCAAGGACACGTCGACGGACGGCGACGGCCCCGGGTTCATCCCGCTGGTGGCGCTGGAGCTGCGCAGGGCGGCCTGA
- a CDS encoding oxidoreductase: MAAWTAHDIPDQSGRTAVVTGANSGIGYVTARELARRGARVVLACRSEERGGAAVGRLLSEVPGAHAEFRALDLGDLASVRRFADAFGSARLDLLVNNAGVMALPYRRTADGFETQFGVNHLGHYALTGLLLPRLMETPGARVVTVSSGLHALANIDIGDLNSERNYRRWVAYGRSKTANLLFTHELARRLAATDADTVAAAAHPGYASTNLQSAGPRMEGRKGVERVMELGNRFVAQSAAGGALPTLYAATARGVRPDSFTGPGPLGWRGAPTRSWRAKWTRNDVAGERLWAASEGLTGVRYEGLKS; the protein is encoded by the coding sequence ATGGCGGCATGGACCGCGCACGACATCCCGGACCAGAGCGGCCGCACCGCCGTCGTCACCGGCGCCAACAGCGGCATCGGCTACGTCACGGCGCGCGAACTGGCCCGCCGCGGCGCCCGCGTCGTCCTCGCCTGCCGCAGCGAGGAGCGCGGGGGCGCGGCGGTCGGCCGACTGCTCAGTGAAGTGCCCGGCGCCCACGCCGAGTTCCGCGCCCTCGACCTCGGCGACCTGGCGTCCGTGCGGCGGTTCGCGGACGCGTTCGGCAGCGCGCGCCTCGACCTGCTGGTCAACAACGCGGGCGTGATGGCACTCCCCTACCGCCGCACCGCCGACGGCTTCGAGACGCAGTTCGGCGTCAACCACCTCGGGCACTACGCCCTCACCGGGCTGCTGCTCCCCCGCCTCATGGAGACCCCCGGGGCGCGCGTCGTCACCGTCTCGTCCGGCCTGCACGCGCTCGCCAACATCGACATCGGCGACCTCAACAGTGAGCGGAACTACCGCCGTTGGGTCGCCTACGGCCGCTCCAAGACGGCCAACCTCCTCTTCACCCACGAGCTGGCCCGCCGCCTGGCCGCGACCGACGCCGACACCGTCGCGGCCGCCGCCCACCCGGGGTACGCCTCGACCAACCTGCAGAGCGCGGGCCCCAGGATGGAGGGCCGCAAGGGCGTCGAACGCGTCATGGAACTCGGCAACCGCTTCGTCGCACAGTCCGCGGCGGGGGGCGCGCTGCCCACGCTGTACGCGGCGACGGCGCGTGGCGTGCGGCCCGACTCGTTCACCGGCCCGGGCCCGCTCGGCTGGCGCGGGGCGCCCACGCGGTCCTGGCGGGCGAAGTGGACGCGGAACGACGTGGCCGGCGAGCGGCTCTGGGCGGCGTCGGAGGGGCTGACCGGGGTGCGGTACGAGGGCCTGAAGAGCTGA
- a CDS encoding SDR family NAD(P)-dependent oxidoreductase: MTLAPRTRFTGRTALVTGGGSGLGRAIALAFAAEGANVVVAGRTESTLKETVDLVEAAGGKALAVTADVSRSADLASLVAAAVDRFGSLDIAVNNAGVLRAGQPVAELPEEDWRTMLDINLTGVLLALQAEVKQMRTQPAGGAVVNIGSNLGAHTSAPGLAAYGATKAAVSALSRAAAAEHIRDGIRINTVSPGSSDTTMSFRPGETEAGRAARMKESTPLGRVSSTEEVAAAVLYLASDESGSVVGADLVIDGGAAA, translated from the coding sequence ATGACCCTCGCACCGCGCACCCGCTTCACCGGCCGCACCGCCCTCGTCACCGGCGGCGGCTCCGGCCTCGGCCGCGCCATCGCGCTCGCCTTCGCCGCCGAGGGCGCGAACGTCGTCGTCGCCGGACGCACCGAGAGCACCCTGAAGGAGACCGTGGACCTCGTCGAGGCCGCGGGCGGCAAGGCGCTCGCCGTCACCGCCGACGTCTCCCGCTCCGCCGACCTCGCCTCACTCGTCGCCGCCGCCGTCGACCGCTTCGGCTCCCTCGACATCGCCGTGAACAACGCGGGCGTCCTGCGCGCCGGACAGCCGGTCGCCGAGCTCCCCGAGGAGGACTGGCGCACGATGCTCGACATCAACCTCACCGGCGTGCTGCTCGCCCTCCAGGCCGAGGTGAAGCAGATGCGCACGCAGCCCGCGGGCGGCGCCGTCGTCAACATCGGCTCCAACCTCGGCGCGCACACCAGCGCGCCGGGCCTGGCCGCCTACGGGGCGACCAAGGCAGCCGTCTCCGCGCTGAGCCGCGCGGCCGCCGCCGAGCACATCCGGGACGGCATCCGCATCAACACCGTCAGCCCCGGCTCCTCCGACACCACCATGTCCTTCCGCCCCGGCGAGACCGAGGCCGGCCGCGCGGCCCGCATGAAGGAGTCGACGCCGCTGGGCCGCGTGTCGTCGACGGAGGAAGTCGCCGCGGCGGTGCTGTATCTGGCGTCCGACGAATCCGGCTCGGTGGTCGGCGCGGACCTGGTGATCGACGGCGGCGCGGCGGCCTGA
- a CDS encoding TetR/AcrR family transcriptional regulator, which produces MARTKEFDPDAALQAALELFWRRGYEATSMADLVEALGIGRASIYATFGNKHELYLKALERYAGSQNPRLLAELSQPGPALPAVRAVVRRFGDEAASAEGRLNGCFITNTAAELGPHDASAARRVERSWEYVETLLHSALVRAQAQGELPEDRDPLALARMLLTLMQGLRVIGKASQDGARLRDATEQALRLLD; this is translated from the coding sequence GTGGCCAGGACCAAGGAATTCGATCCGGACGCCGCGCTGCAGGCGGCCCTGGAGCTGTTCTGGCGCCGCGGCTACGAGGCGACGTCGATGGCGGACCTCGTCGAGGCGCTCGGCATCGGGCGCGCCAGCATCTACGCGACCTTCGGGAACAAGCACGAGCTGTACCTGAAGGCGCTGGAGCGGTACGCCGGGTCCCAGAACCCGCGCCTGCTGGCCGAGCTCTCGCAGCCCGGCCCCGCGCTGCCCGCCGTCCGCGCGGTGGTGCGCCGCTTCGGGGACGAGGCCGCGTCCGCCGAGGGGCGACTGAACGGCTGTTTCATCACCAACACGGCGGCCGAGCTGGGCCCGCACGACGCATCGGCGGCCCGCCGCGTGGAGCGCAGCTGGGAGTACGTCGAAACGCTGCTGCACTCCGCGCTGGTCCGGGCACAGGCACAGGGCGAGCTGCCGGAGGACCGCGACCCACTGGCGCTCGCGCGCATGCTCCTGACCCTGATGCAGGGGCTGCGCGTCATCGGCAAGGCCTCGCAGGACGGCGCGCGCCTGCGGGACGCGACGGAGCAGGCCCTGCGGCTGCTCGACTGA
- the nirD gene encoding nitrite reductase small subunit NirD, producing the protein MSGSTSVGIQSTSASIQLRLEEDWLEICDRTQLVPGRGLAALLPDGRQAALFLDREGRAYAIDNRDPFTGAAVLSRGLLGTEQGRPFVASPLLKQRFDLETGRCLDDKEVSVAVHPVRVA; encoded by the coding sequence ATGAGCGGCTCGACCTCCGTCGGCATCCAGTCGACCTCCGCCAGCATCCAACTCCGCCTCGAAGAGGACTGGTTGGAGATCTGCGACCGCACGCAGCTCGTGCCGGGCCGGGGGCTCGCGGCCCTGCTGCCCGACGGCAGGCAGGCCGCGCTCTTCCTCGACCGCGAGGGCCGCGCGTACGCGATCGACAACCGTGACCCGTTCACGGGGGCGGCGGTCCTCTCCCGGGGGCTGCTCGGGACGGAGCAGGGGCGGCCGTTCGTCGCCTCGCCGCTCCTGAAGCAGCGGTTCGACCTGGAGACGGGGCGGTGCCTGGACGACAAGGAGGTGTCGGTCGCGGTGCATCCGGTGCGAGTTGCTTGA